In a single window of the Podospora pseudocomata strain CBS 415.72m chromosome 2 map unlocalized CBS415.72m_2, whole genome shotgun sequence genome:
- a CDS encoding uncharacterized protein (EggNog:ENOG503P7BA), which produces MLLQRMAYRLFLLCLTLWTTLLTFADAQQQQTKNVTSEILNFVPQCAQECFRSFIAANFDSRICGNSPSLQCLCRQTGLSGYTVGEGAVSCIIGESQLGSCQGRDSTSDTTTTAYNMCVGVSKAAPRTHETLTATLIRPTGTGGLIVPTPSPTRSVTGTATSTTASSTSTFASRTRPPIATASDPNETFIPADPSATPTAPPVASNPQPTLSTGQVVGIVVGCVAMVLLGVGLIFLARCIRRRRYGDLEGGDSGFAKMKESPNNGRASVFPGLQISSPLARIPAERDPNDPRWNSTPALTPAVSNTNSERRVPGVGVGLNASLFANATMVPSPKPARTASPKVQAQNSVPKVVLSPPAPAQPQPQGSPPKPALTLAIPRPQERMYRVPASRTDSVVTEFAEDGEVETAKTAKTSVWRPPPSDPQSATAMYFADKGGNWVLRNTPSQRPEQRPEQRPEPSVNKNKAVPPLPKSQQASVPLAQAELPSPDLHKTRAERAKDAYVMFSPNALVSPLRIPSKESAKMLGSPIAFKDQRREPQVSRQNPANRSSQTAETLTSSPELGRRQGKQPDTYFDVMREGRELTGDRSKRRSMRRANRRNSQEGAQTPGRSPYEDDAVIEDEMQVDLSPVVESPNTPISPGKSPVSYPKIRKRTEAAQVPPVPERADRNSRSSRGSDLLPRGHQYNVWHPGHSMPAAPQGPKRPTYGASLNPVPVRNPAQMRTGSPDTRGGPTIEDQYFRSQKRLSNPASYWGGPSSSPPRPAQQTRPPYDPRQQPQQQQQRPNPQQQQRPYPQQQQQYLQPQQRRPQQPQQYSQPPPYSQPPFPQQYLSRPQQQQQQQQYKPYIPPSYPSPEGATSSSQTPIDSAVAMSNPGGSNSAHSSQSSLLLAKRRGPDRAAALTLANAGDSYQKKAQRTNWQRQDPDELPPITPGWVPELTPTRRGDDLFLNVR; this is translated from the exons ATGTTGCTTCAGAGAATGGCATATAGGCTGTTCTTACTATGCCTCACGTTATGGACGACACTGCTTACCTTTGCCGAcgcccaacagcagcaaaccaAGAACGTCACGTCAGAGATCCTCAACTTTGTGCCGCAGTGCGCTCAGGAGTGTTTCCGGTCGTTTATTGCGGCGAACTTCGACTCGAGGATATGCGGGAACTCGCCGTCGCTGCAATGTTTGTGCCGGCAGACAGGGTTGTCGGGGTATacggtgggagagggtgcaGTGTCGTGTATAATTGGGGAGAGTCAGTTGGGGTCTTGTCAGGGGAGGGATTCTACCA GCGATACGACTACGACGGCTTATAACATGTGTGTGGGCGTGTCGAAGGCGGCGCCGAGGACACACGAGACTCTTACAGCTACCTTGATTCGGCCTACTGGGACAGGAGGTCTGATTGTACCCACACCATCGCCGACAAGATCAGTCACCGGCACTgcgacatcaacaacagcaagctcCACGTCGACCTTTGCTTCTCGAACACGACCTCCAATTGCTACGGCCAGCGACCCGAACGAGACGTTCATCCCCGCTGAcccctcagcaacaccaaccgccCCCCCCGTTGCTTCAAATCCTCAGCCAACCTTGAGCACCGGCCAGGTTGTTGGGATTGTAGTAGGATGCGTTGCCatggtgctgctgggagTTGGACTGATCTTCCTGGCCAGGTGTATTCGGCGGAGAAGATATGGAGATTTGGAAGGGGGTGACTCTGGGTTCGCAAAGATGAAAGAGTCTCCAAACAATGGAAGGGCCAGCGTGTTTCCTGGTCTTCAAATTTCGAGTCCGTTGGCTCGGATTCCAGCGGAAAGGGACCCCAACGATCCACGATGGAATTCGACTCCGGCTCTTACTCCGGCagtcagcaacaccaactcGGAGAGACGGGTTCcaggtgttggtgtcggctTGAACGCATCTTTGTTTGCGAACGCTACGATGGTGCCTTCCCCGAAGCCAGCTCGCACTGCTTCCCCGAAGGTTCAGGCTCAGAATAGTGTTCCAAAGGTGGTTTTGAGCCCACCTGCTCCggcacaaccacaaccacaaggGAGCCCGCCGAAGCCGGCGTTGACTCTCGCTATTCCGCGACCACAAGAGCGCATGTATCGAGTTCCTGCCAGCCGGACCGATAGTGTTGTCACCGAATTtgccgaggatggagaggtcgAGACGGCGAAAACAGCAAAGACTTCTGTCTGGAGGCCACCACCGAGCGATCCTCAGTCTGCGACAGCCATGTACTTTGCTGATAAGGGAGGCAATTGGGTGTTGCGGAATACACCGTCGCAAAGGCCGGAGCAGAGACCGGAACAGAGGCCTGAGCCTTctgtcaacaagaacaaggccgTGCCTCCACTGCCGAAGTCCCAGCAGGCTTCCGTTCCTCTCGCTCAGGCCGAGCTCCCAAGCCCTGACCTGCACAAGACGAGAGCTGAAAGGGCCAAGGATGCCTACGTGATGTTTTCACCAAACGCCTTGGTGTCACCTCTGAGAATTCCTTCCAAGGAAAGCGCGAAGATGCTCGGGTCTCCCATCGCATTCAAGGACCAACGCCGCGAGCCACAAGTTTCGAGGCAAAACCCTGCCAACAGGTCTTCGCAGACTGCCGAGACTCTCACCAGCTCTCCTGAGTTGGGAAGGAGACAGGGCAAGCAGCCGGATACATACTTTGATGTGATGCGGGAAGGGCGGGAGCTGACTGGCGATCGGAGCAAGAGACGGTCAATGAGGAGGGCTAATCGGAGGAACTCTCAGGAAGGGGCACAGACACCTGGGCGGTCACCATATGAGGATGACGCTGTTATTGAGGATGAGATGCAAGTGGACTTGTCGCCTGTGGTGGAATCGCCAAATACGCCTATCTCGCCGGGGAAGTCTCCTGTCTCTTACCCAAAGATCAGGAAACGCACCGAGGCTGCTCAGGTACCGCCTGTTCCTGAGAGAGCCGATAGGAATAGTAGAAGCAGCAGGGGATCAGACTTGCTTCCGCGAGGACACCAGTACAATGTCTGGCACCCAGGGCATTCAATGCCAGCTGCTCCCCAAGGGCCCAAACGGCCAACATATGGCGCCAGTCTCAACCCAGTGCCAGTGCGCAATCCAGCGCAGATGAGGACTGGATCCCCTGACACTCGCGGGGGGCCTACCATTGAGGACCAGTATTTCCGCAGCCAGAAGAGGTTGTCAAACCCAGCTTCATACTGGGGTGGgccgtcatcatccccaccccGACCTGCGCAGCAAACTCGGCCACCGTATGATCCCCGCCAGcagccgcaacaacaacaacaacgaccaaatcctcagcaacagcaacggccctacccccaacaacaacaacaatacctccaaccccaacaacgccgccctcaacaaccacaacaatactcccaacccccaccttactcccaaccccctttcccgCAACAATACCTCTCTcgaccacaacaacaacaacaacaacaacaatacaAACCTTACATCCCCCCATCTTACCCCTCCCCAGAAGGAGcaacatcttcttctcaaacccCCATCGACAGCGCAGTAGCCATGTCCAATCCAGGGGGCTCAAACTCGGCCCACAGCAGCCAGTCCTCCTTGCTGCTGGCTAAACGCCGAGGTCCGGACAGGGCAGCGGCGTTGACGCTGGCGAACGCGGGTGATTCCTACCAAAAAAAGGCACAGAGGACAAACTGGCAGAGGCAGGATCCGGATGAGCTGCCGCCGATTACGCCGGGGTGGGTGCCTGAGTTGACGCCtacgaggaggggggatgatTTGTTTCTGAATGTGAGGTAA
- the DBP5 gene encoding RNA helicase required for poly(A+) mRNA export (COG:A; BUSCO:EOG09261MPU; EggNog:ENOG503NUUC) encodes MADLASRISKPEEGAAPQVDDPTEGANSVGIVENAYDVEVKLADLQNDAESPLFSVQSFEQLGLPKAINDGLLAMNFKKPSKIQERALPLMISDPPTNMIAQSQSGTGKTAAFVLTCLARVDLAKPQQPQALLLAPSRELARQIQGVVQTIGQFCENLIVQAAIPGEVSRETGVRASIVVGTPGTVMDLIRRRQFDVSQLKLLVIDEADNMLDQQGLGEQCVRVKTLLPKTIQILLFSATFPDNVHRFAQQFAPKANEIKLRHTELTVKGISQMYMDCPDEGKKYDVLCKLYGLMTIGSSVIFVRTRESANEIQRRMEADGHKVSALHGAFEGQNRDALLDDFRSGRSKVLITTNVLARGIDVSSVSMVINYDIPMKGPGAGVPDYETYLHRIGRTGRFGRVGVSISFVYDRRSYEALSNIANHYGIDLVQLSPDDWDLTEKKVQDVIKSSRARPDYAPNALGN; translated from the exons ATGGCGGACCTCGCGAGCCGCATCTCCAAGCCGGAGGAGGGCGCTGCCCCCCAAGTTGATGACCCGACCGAGGGTGCCAATAGCGTTGGCATCGTCGAGAACGCCTACGACGTCGAGGTCAAACTCGCTGACCTTCAAAATGATGCCGAAAGCCCGCTCTTCTCCGTCCAGTCTTTCGAGCAGCTTGGCCTCCCCAAGGCGATCAACGATGGCCTTTTAGCTATGAACTTCAAGAAGCCATCCAAGATCCAAGAGAGAGCCCTCCCTCTCATGATCAGCGACCCTCCTACAAACATGATTGCTCAGTCCCAGTCCGGCACCGGCAAGACTGCTGCTTTCGTTCTCACTTGCCTGGCGCGCGTGGACCTCGCCAAGCCGCAACAGCCTCAAGCTCTCCTTCTGGCTCCGAGCAGAGAGCTTGCCCGGCAAATTCAGGGCGTCGTCCAAACAATCGGTCAATTTTGTGAGAACTTGATCGTGCAGGCCGCCATCCCCGGCGAAGTCTCGCGTGAGACTGGTGTCAGGGCCAGCATAGTGGTAGGAACTCCAGGCACCGTCATGGACCTGATCAGACGTCGCCAGTTCGATGTGTCTCAGCTGAAGCTACTCGTTATTGACGAGGCGGACAACATGTTGGACCAGCAGGGTCTCGGTGAGCAGTGTGTGCGTGTCAAGAC TCTACTCCCCAAGACCATCCAaattcttcttttttccgcCACCTTCCCAGACAATGTCCACCGGTTCGCGCAGCAGTTTGCGCCCAAGGCGAACGAGATCAAGCTCCGACACACGGAGCTGACAGTTAAGGGCATTTCTCAAATGTACATGGATTGCCCGGACGAGGGCAAGAAATATGATGTGCTTTGCAAGCTCTACGGTCTCATGACCATTGGCTCGtccgtcatcttcgtccGC ACTCGTGAGAGTGCCAACGAGATTCAGCGCCGCATGGAGGCTGATGGCCACAAGGTGTCTGCCCTTCACGGTGCCTTCGAGGGCCAGAACCGTGATGCTCTCCTCGACGACTTCCGCTCCGGTCGTTCCAAggttctcatcaccaccaacgtcTTGGCTCGTGGCATTGATGTGTCCAGCGTGTCCATGGTCATCAACTACGACATTCCGATGAAGGGCCCCGGCGCTGGCGTGCCAGACTACGAGACCTATCTTCACCGTATCGGTCGTACTGGTCGTTTTGGTCGTGTTGGCGTCTCTATTAGTTTCGTCTACGACAGACGAAGCTACGAGGCCCTTTCAAACATTGCCAATCACTACGGAATCGACCTTGTTCAGCTCAGCCCTGACGACTGGGACTTGACTGAGAAGAAGGTGCAGGACGTGATCAAGTCGAGCCGCGCCCGCCCCGACTACGCTCCTAATGCCCTTGGGAATTAG
- the bzz1 gene encoding Protein BZZ1 (COG:Z; BUSCO:EOG09260XMI; EggNog:ENOG503NUST) encodes MAEVDVAPTFGSELKDGFKPANAWVANGIAWLDDIQSFFRERSAIEKEYSAKLNALAKKYFEKKAKKSTSLSVGDTPTMTPGSLESASLTTWTTHLTTLESRAEEHDRYGNELVTKVADPLKVISGRFEELRKRHVEYAERLEKERESSYADLRKQKTKYDAACQEVESKRKKTESSFDKAKAQSSFQQQIHEMNNVKNTYLIAINVTNKQKEKYYHEYLPEVMDSLQDLSEFRTIKLNSLWTVAANLETNMLQQSLGQIQHLTQEITRNQPHLDSMMYIRHNMGAFQEPADKMFEPSPVWHDDESMAIDDPAKVYLRNVLNKSKSQLGELRREVDKKRREVEGLKRTKQNVRDGREQKDEVTVIAQLFMIQEDLHQADRKRLTAEVETSTITSVVGDVTLGARNHNFKSQTFKIPTNCDLCGERIWGLSAKGFDCRDCGYTCHSKCEMKVPAECPGELNKEERKKIKQERQEAANALLKPSNGPPDHVAELPALGRSETISSVNSGYAASAQRSMTSPSEETPPEIPSATRPGIMPTASTTTVRKNRVVAPPPAAYISELPGSTPSSNGSAEKKGKMLYTFEAGGDGELSIQEGRELVILEPDTGSGWIKVRAGYKEGLVPASYVEMLAAPPPSLAPQHTGQSARPPSTYSNSGSSIGGTIKKKGPAVAPRRGAKKLKYAEALYDYTAQSDAEHSMTEGERFVLIKEDPGDGWAEVEKGGVTKSVPASYIQAV; translated from the exons ATGGCCGAAGTAGACGTTGCGCCGACCTTTGGATCGGAGCTCAAG GATGGCTTCAAACCGGCGAATGCCTGGGTTGCTAATGGCATCGCCTGGCTCGACGATATCCAGTCCTTCTTCCGTGAACGAAGTGCCATAGAGAAGGAGTACAGTGCCAAGCTCAATGCGCTGGCCAAAAAGTACTTTgaaaagaaggcgaagaagtcaACCAGTCTGAGCGTCGGCGATACTCCTACCATGACCCCTGGCTCGCTCGAGAG CGCATCCCTCACCACATGGACGACCCATCTTACGACGCTAGAATCTCGAGCCGAAGAACACGATCGGTACGGAAACGAACTTGTGACCAAAGTAGCCGATCCCCTCAAGGTCATCTCGGGACGATTCGAAGAGCTACGCAAGCGCCATGTCGAGTACGCCgagaggctggagaaggagagagaatCATCATATGCCGACCTGCGGAAGCAAAAGACCAAATATGATGCTGCTTgccaggaggtggagagcaAGCGGAAGAAGACCGAGTCCTCCTtcgacaaggccaaggcaCAGAGCTCTTTTCAGCAGCAAATACACGAGATGAACAACGTCAAGAATACCTACCTCATTGCGATCAACGTCAccaacaagcaaaaagagaaatACTACCACGAGTACCTGCCCGAAGTCATGGACAGCCTCCAGGATCTTTCCGAATTCCGAACCATCAAGCTCAACTCTCTGTGGACTGTGGCTGCAAATCTCGAGACCAACATGCTCCAACAGAGCTTGGGGCAGATTCAGCACTTGACCCAAGAGATCACGCGCAACCAGCCTCACCTCGACTCGATGATGTACATTAGGCATAACATGGGCGCCTTCCAAGAGCCGGCGGACAAGATGTTTGAGCCCAGTCCAGTATGGCACGACGATGAATCAATGGCCATCGACGACCCGGCCAAGGTTTATCTACGAAACGTGCTCAACAAGTCCAAGAGCCAGCTGGGAGAACTGCGCCGCGAGGTCGACAAGAAGAGGCGTGAAGTAGAAGGATTGAAGCGGACAAAGCAGAACGTTAGGGATGGAAGGGAGCAGAAAGACGAGGTCACAGTTATTGCACAGCTTTTTATGATCCAGGAAGATCTACACCAGGCCGACCGAAAGCGTCTTACAGCCGAGGTTGAGAcatcaaccatcacctcTGTCGTGGGTGATGTTACTCTCGGCGCTAGAAACCACAACTTTAAGTCGCAAACATTCAAAATCCCCACCAACTGCGACCTTTGCGGGGAGAGGATATGGGGTTTGTCCGCCAAGGGATTCGACTGCCGAGACTGCGGGTACACTTGCCATAGCAAATGCGAGATGAAAGTCCCAGCCGAGTGCCCAGGTGAACTCAACAAAGAGGAGCgcaagaagatcaagcaggAACGGCAGGAGGCTGCTAACGCTCTGTTGAAGCCTAGCAATGGGCCACCGGATCATGTGGCGGAACTCCCTGCTCTCGGCAGGTCAGAGACGATCAGCTCGGTCAATTCGGGATACGCTGCCAGTGCACAGCGGTCGATGACCTCTCCATCGGAGGAGACACCTCCCGAGATTCCCAGCGCTACGAGACCAGGCATTATGCCGACAGCTTCGACGACGACTGTTAGGAAGAACCGAGTCGTTGCGCCTCCACCGGCGGCGTATATTAGTGAGTTGCCGGGTAGCACGCCCAGCTCCAATGGGTcagcggagaagaaggggaagatgcTGTACACGTTTGAGGcagggggtgatggggagttGTCGATTCAGGAAGGACGGGAGCTGGTTATATTGGAGCCAGATA CCGGCTCTGGATGGATCAAAGTACGAGCAGGTTACAAAGAAGGTCTCGTGCCAGCAAGCTATGTTGAAATGCtggcggcaccaccaccgtccctTGCGCCGCAGCACACGGGTCAGTCGGCGAGACCACCATCTACCTACTCTAACAGTGGTTCGTCGATCGGTGGCacgatcaagaagaagggcccTGCTGTGGCGCCGAGGAGAGGGGCAAAGAAGCTCAAGTATGCCGAGGCGTTGTATGATTACACGGCGCAGAGCGATGCGGAGCATAGCAtgacggagggggagaggtttgtgCTTATCAAGGAGGACCCAGGGGATGGGTgggcggaggtggagaaggggggtgtgaCGAAGAGCGTGCCGGCGAGTTATATCCAGGCTGTTTAG
- the GAS5_1 gene encoding 1,3-beta-glucanosyltransferase (EggNog:ENOG503NYHJ; COG:G; CAZy:GH72): MRSLALVPVLATMLPSLGTATPSPTVAQPPTKRGSLPVVSVSGNAFWQNDKRFYIRGVDYQPGGSSAMADPLADTTICSRDIDQFRKLGINTIRVYIIDNSAKHDECMGKLADAGIYVIVDANNPLYSINRYDPAPSYNAKYLQSVFATIDEFAKYENTLAFFSGNEVVNDVVNSTLAARYVKAVTRDMRRYIGERGYRRVPVGYSAADVGSNRRQQADWMNCGSEDERSDFFAFNDYSWCNSDFRTAGWDQKVKNFSDYGLPIFLSEYGCLTNGRDFGEVAALMSDKMTSVYSGGLMYEYAMGDNGYGIAKIPSVKGSSVQKLDGFEKFASALAANPPPEGDGGFVSTTHANACPTKDANWLIDTTLLPAIPEQAKMLMMEGAGSGPGLGGDGSQNAVDAGTSSGDAEQGSGTVTSSSTPKGSENAAPATSTPANARAVVKIPLVLTGMVVVLTLGGSFLL; this comes from the exons ATGAGATCCCTCGCATTGGTGCCGGTCTTGGCAACAATGCTCCCGAGTCTTGGGACAGCCACCCCGTCGCCGACAGTtgctcaacctcccaccaagaGGGGTAGCCTGCCGGTTGTGTCTGTTTCCGGGAATG CCTTTTGGCAAAACGACAAGCGGTTTTACATTCGCGGAGTGGACTACCAACCGGGCGGTTCCTCGGCGATGGCGGACCCCCTGGCGGACACGACGATTTGCAGCCGCGACATTGACCAATTCAGAAAGCTGGGCATCAACACGATTCGGGTCTACATTATTGACAATTCTGCCAAGCACGACGAGTGCATGGGCAAGCTGGCGGATGCGGGGATATACGTTATTGTCGATGCCAACAATCCGCTGTACAGCATCAACCGGTACGACCCGGCGCCGTCGTATAACGCAAAGTATCTGCAGAGCGTGTTTGCGACGATTGACGAGTTTGCCAAGTATGAGAATACGCTGGCGTTTTTTTCGGGGAATGAGGTGGTGAATGATGTGGTGAATTCGACGCTGGCGGCGAGGTATGTGAAGGCGGTGACAAGGGACATGAGGAGGTAtattggggagagggggtacCGGAGGGTGCCGGTGGGGTATTCGGCGGCGGATGTGGGGAGTAATAGGAGGCAGCAGGCGGATTGGATGAATTGTGggagtgaggatgagaggtCGGATTTTTTTGCGTTT AATGATTACTCGTGGTGCAATTCGGACTTTCGGACGGCGGGGTGGGACCAGAAGGTGAAGAACTTTTCGGATTATGGTTTGCCTATTTT CCTCTCGGAGTATGGCTGCCTTACCAATGGCCGGGACTTTGGCGAGGTTGCTGCTCTGATGAGTGACAAGATGACGAGTGTGTACTCTGGAGGTCTGATGTACGAATACGCCATGGGGGATAATGGCTACGGCATTGCAAAGATTCCTAGCGTCAAGGGCTCCTCGGTTCAGAAACTAGATGGGTTTGAGAAGTTTGCCTCTGCTCTGGCtgccaacccaccccccgagggagatggaggatttGTCTCGACGACACACGCCAATGCCTGCCCTACCAAGGATGCCAACTGGCTCATTGACACGACTTTGCTGCCAGCTATCCCTGAGCAGGCCaagatgttgatgatggagggggctGGATCTGGACCcggtctcggtggtgacgggTCTCAGAATGCTGTGGATGCTGGCACTAGCAGTGGCGACGCGGAGCAAGGTTCTGGGACGGTGACTTCGTCCAGCACGCCCAAGGGGAGTGAAAATGCGGCGCCGGCGACATCAACCCCGGCCAACGCTAGAGCCGTGGTCAAGATCCCGTTGGTGCTGACGGGaatggtggttgtgttgacATTGGGTGGTTCTTTTTTGCTCTGA
- a CDS encoding uncharacterized protein (EggNog:ENOG503P1WW; COG:T), producing MVHADATNFSPNLTKPEAYQQLLDEVEGLCYEQRNWVCNLSNTSSLLWHLYRSLPSPSSSVNWAGFYVHDHTSPPTKPRLILGPFQGKVACQTINFGRGVCGTAAATQTTQLVPDVEQFPGHIACDSSSKSEIVVPIMVEGKGVVGIIDIDCTVENGFDHIDKEYLEKLADFLAKSSDWP from the exons ATG gtcCACGCCGACGCAACaaacttctcccccaacctcaccaaacCAGAAGCCTACCAGCAGCTCCTCGACGAGGTAGAAGGTCTTTGTTACGAGCAAAGAAACTGGGTGTG caacctctccaacacctcctccctcctctggcACCTCTAccgctccctcccctccccctcctcctcggtaaACTGGGCCGGCTTCTACGTCCACGAccacacctcccctcccacaaaACCACGCCTCATCTTGGGTCCGTTTCAAGGCAAAGTCGCCTGCCAAACCATCAACTTCGGCCGCGGAGTCTGCGGCACAGCAGCCGCCACCCAGACAACTCAGCTCGTCCCCGACGTCGAGCAGTTCCCAGGCCACATCGCCTGCGACTCCTCCAGCAAAAGCGAAATCGTCGTCCCCATCATGGTCGAGGGCAAGGGCGTGGTAGGGATAATCGACATTGACTGCACAGTCGAAAACGGCTTCGACCACATAGACAAGGAGTACCTCGAAAAGCTGGCGGACTTTTTAGCAAAGAGCAGCGACTGGCCTTGA